In Xenorhabdus nematophila ATCC 19061, one DNA window encodes the following:
- the ppiB gene encoding peptidylprolyl isomerase B, which yields MVTFHTNFGDIVINTFADKAPVTVQNFLNYCTEGFYDNTIFHRVINGFMIQGGGFEPGMNQKVTKDTIKNEANNGLKNSRGTLAMARTNDPHSATAQFFINVVDNDFLNFRSERPDGWGYCVFAEVVEGMDVVDKIKAVSTGRSGMHQDVPREDVIIERVTVSE from the coding sequence ATGGTGACTTTCCACACCAACTTTGGCGATATCGTAATTAACACTTTTGCTGATAAAGCGCCTGTAACTGTTCAGAACTTCTTAAATTACTGCACTGAAGGTTTTTACGACAACACAATTTTCCACCGTGTTATCAACGGATTCATGATTCAAGGCGGTGGCTTCGAACCTGGCATGAATCAGAAAGTAACAAAAGATACTATCAAGAACGAAGCTAACAACGGCCTTAAAAACAGCCGCGGCACTCTCGCAATGGCACGTACCAATGATCCACATTCCGCCACTGCCCAGTTTTTCATTAACGTTGTTGACAACGATTTCCTGAACTTCCGTTCAGAGCGTCCGGATGGATGGGGTTATTGCGTATTCGCTGAAGTGGTTGAAGGCATGGACGTGGTTGATAAAATCAAGGCAGTTTCCACTGGCCGCAGCGGTATGCACCAGGATGTCCCACGCGAAGATGTGATCATTGAACGCGTGACTGTCAGCGAATAA
- the lpxH gene encoding UDP-2,3-diacylglucosamine diphosphatase, with translation MNTLFIADLHLSEQEPAITAGFLRFLREDAIHAESLYILGDFFDYWIGDDDPNPLHVTVAQALNELKQKGISCYFIHGNRDFLLGSRFAKQSGLILLPQEKVLELYGQRILILHGDTLCTDDIGYQQYRKRVHTPWIQRLFLLLPLFIRLKIAAKMRAGSQYANSQKSEIIMDVNQHAVIEHFKKHQVDWMIHGHTHRPAIHAIEVDGKTVHRGVLGAWHEQGSMFKVTETSIELISFHF, from the coding sequence ATGAATACACTGTTTATTGCAGATTTGCATCTCAGTGAGCAAGAACCGGCAATAACTGCCGGTTTTCTGCGTTTTTTACGTGAAGATGCGATCCATGCTGAAAGTCTTTATATCCTCGGTGATTTTTTCGATTACTGGATTGGTGATGATGATCCCAACCCACTTCATGTCACAGTCGCTCAGGCCCTCAATGAACTAAAGCAAAAAGGCATTTCTTGTTATTTCATTCATGGCAATCGTGATTTCCTGCTTGGTTCCCGTTTTGCCAAACAAAGTGGCTTGATCCTGCTGCCACAGGAGAAAGTACTGGAATTGTATGGTCAGCGAATTCTGATCTTACATGGCGATACCTTATGTACAGATGATATCGGTTATCAGCAGTATCGTAAGCGAGTACATACTCCGTGGATTCAGCGGCTGTTTTTGTTGCTTCCTTTGTTTATCCGATTAAAAATTGCTGCCAAAATGCGTGCGGGTAGCCAATATGCTAATAGCCAGAAGTCTGAAATTATCATGGATGTCAATCAACACGCGGTGATTGAGCATTTCAAAAAACATCAGGTTGATTGGATGATCCACGGTCATACTCATCGTCCGGCCATTCATGCTATTGAGGTTGATGGTAAAACTGTACATCGCGGTGTACTGGGTGCATGGCATGAACAAGGTTCAATGTTTAAAGTGACAGAAACATCCATTGAGTTGATCTCTTTTCATTTCTGA
- a CDS encoding ABC transporter ATP-binding protein, which translates to MAYALELTQLTKTYQGGVKALQSIDLRVEVGDFYALLGPNGAGKSTTIGIISSLVNKSSGKVSVFGYDIDTDLVNAKRQLGLVPQEFNFNPFETVIQIILNQAGYYGVPRDVAQERAETYLTQLDLWEKRNERAIRLSGGMKRRLMIARALMHQPKLLILDEPTAGVDIELRRSMWEFLKDLNAQGTTIILTTHYLEEAEMLCRNIGIIQHGELVENTSMKELLSQLESETFLFDLAQKGTVPVVEGYDYRLIDVATLEVDVKRGQGLNALFSQLNTQGIQINSMRNKANRLEELFVGLTNNNQGDR; encoded by the coding sequence ATGGCTTACGCATTGGAATTAACGCAGCTCACAAAGACCTATCAGGGGGGAGTGAAAGCGCTACAGAGCATTGATTTACGTGTAGAAGTGGGCGATTTTTACGCGCTTTTAGGGCCAAATGGTGCAGGGAAATCTACCACAATTGGTATTATCAGTTCATTGGTGAATAAAAGCAGCGGCAAGGTCAGCGTATTTGGCTACGATATTGATACGGATCTTGTTAATGCTAAGCGGCAACTTGGTCTTGTGCCACAAGAGTTTAACTTCAACCCCTTTGAGACAGTGATTCAAATTATACTGAATCAGGCAGGATATTATGGTGTTCCACGCGATGTGGCACAGGAACGTGCTGAAACCTATCTCACTCAGTTGGATTTATGGGAAAAGCGTAACGAACGGGCTATCCGTTTATCTGGCGGTATGAAGCGGCGTTTGATGATTGCTCGTGCCCTGATGCACCAACCGAAGTTGCTGATCCTTGATGAACCGACGGCGGGAGTCGATATTGAACTGCGTAGATCTATGTGGGAGTTTTTGAAGGATCTGAATGCGCAGGGGACTACAATCATTCTGACGACGCATTATCTGGAAGAAGCGGAAATGTTGTGCCGGAATATAGGTATTATCCAGCATGGTGAGTTAGTAGAAAACACCAGTATGAAAGAATTGCTCAGTCAACTCGAAAGTGAAACGTTCTTGTTCGATTTAGCGCAGAAAGGAACGGTGCCTGTTGTTGAAGGTTACGATTATCGTTTGATTGATGTTGCAACACTGGAAGTGGATGTCAAACGTGGTCAAGGATTGAATGCGCTTTTCTCCCAACTGAATACACAGGGAATTCAAATCAATAGTATGCGCAATAAGGCGAATCGTCTGGAAGAACTGTTTGTTGGATTAACGAATAACAACCAAGGAGACAGATAA
- the purE gene encoding 5-(carboxyamino)imidazole ribonucleotide mutase has product MTASSDPSKAISTAAISPTTISAQKHAKIAIVMGSKSDWTTMQHAADILTALAIPFHVEIVSAHRTPDKLFYFAEQAKQNGFDVIIAGAGGAAHLPGMLAAKTLVPVFGVPVQSAALSGVDSLYSIVQMPKGIPVGTLAIGKAGAANAALLAAQVLALHDDKVFQRLSYWRQAQTQDVLDNPDPRENV; this is encoded by the coding sequence ATGACGGCCAGCTCTGATCCTTCAAAAGCGATTTCCACAGCAGCCATTTCCCCTACAACAATATCAGCGCAGAAACACGCCAAAATCGCCATTGTCATGGGCTCAAAAAGCGACTGGACAACAATGCAACATGCGGCCGATATCTTGACCGCGCTGGCGATCCCTTTTCACGTTGAAATTGTGTCGGCACACCGGACACCCGATAAACTTTTTTATTTTGCTGAGCAAGCTAAACAAAACGGTTTTGATGTCATTATCGCGGGTGCCGGTGGTGCAGCACATTTACCCGGAATGCTGGCTGCCAAAACCTTAGTGCCTGTGTTTGGTGTTCCTGTACAAAGCGCTGCACTCAGTGGTGTTGATAGCTTATATTCAATTGTCCAAATGCCAAAAGGTATTCCGGTGGGTACGCTGGCCATTGGCAAGGCAGGAGCCGCAAATGCAGCACTGCTGGCGGCACAGGTACTGGCTTTGCATGATGATAAGGTATTCCAGCGTCTGTCATATTGGCGCCAAGCACAAACACAGGATGTCTTGGATAATCCTGACCCACGGGAGAATGTATGA
- the cysS gene encoding cysteine--tRNA ligase, with the protein MLKIFNTLSRQKEEFKPIHEGKVGMYVCGITIYDLCHIGHGRTFVAFDAIARYLRYLGYDLTYVRNVTDVDDKIIKRAIENNESCDDLTTRMLAEMHNDFDALNILRPDSEPRATHHIQEIIEITETLIERGHAYVAANGDVMFSIDTNPDYGLLSRQDLEQLQAGARVEVADVKRNPMDFVLWKMSKQGEPSWESPWGTGRPGWHIECSAMNGKTLGHHFDIHGGGSDLMFPHHENEIAQSTCAHDGPYVNYWMHSGMVMVDREKMSKSLNNFFTIRDVLGYYDAETVRYFLLSGHYRSQLNYTEENLKQARTSLERLYTSLRGTDKSAQPAGGAGFEARFTEAMNDDFNTPEAYSVLFDMAREINRLKAEDIVAANGLAAELRKLAGILGLLEQEPEHFLQGGAQVDDDVAQIEALIKQRNDARKNKEWALADAARNQLNELGIELEDGPQGTTWRRK; encoded by the coding sequence ATGCTAAAAATTTTCAATACTCTCAGCCGCCAAAAAGAAGAATTTAAGCCGATTCATGAAGGAAAAGTGGGCATGTACGTGTGCGGTATCACTATTTATGATTTATGTCATATTGGTCACGGCAGAACGTTTGTTGCCTTTGACGCAATTGCCCGTTATTTGCGTTACTTGGGATATGATCTGACTTATGTTCGTAACGTTACCGATGTCGATGACAAAATCATCAAACGCGCAATTGAAAATAATGAAAGTTGTGACGATTTGACCACCCGCATGTTGGCAGAAATGCACAACGACTTTGACGCACTGAATATCCTGCGCCCGGATTCAGAACCGCGTGCAACACACCATATACAAGAAATTATTGAAATTACAGAAACATTGATTGAACGCGGACACGCTTATGTTGCCGCGAATGGTGATGTGATGTTCTCCATTGATACGAACCCTGATTATGGTCTGCTTTCCCGTCAGGATTTGGAACAATTGCAAGCGGGTGCGCGTGTTGAAGTGGCAGATGTAAAACGCAATCCAATGGATTTTGTGTTGTGGAAAATGTCCAAACAGGGAGAGCCTAGCTGGGAATCTCCGTGGGGAACCGGTCGTCCGGGTTGGCATATTGAATGTTCTGCCATGAACGGCAAAACGCTTGGTCACCATTTCGATATTCATGGCGGTGGTTCTGACCTGATGTTCCCGCACCATGAAAATGAGATTGCTCAATCGACTTGTGCCCACGATGGCCCTTACGTGAATTACTGGATGCACTCCGGCATGGTCATGGTGGACAGAGAGAAGATGTCCAAATCACTGAATAACTTTTTTACTATTCGTGATGTACTGGGTTATTACGATGCTGAAACTGTACGTTACTTCTTGCTGTCCGGCCACTATCGCAGCCAGTTAAACTATACAGAAGAGAATCTGAAACAGGCGCGAACTTCCCTTGAGCGTCTCTATACTTCTCTGCGGGGTACCGATAAATCGGCTCAGCCTGCGGGTGGAGCAGGGTTTGAAGCCCGTTTCACAGAGGCGATGAATGATGATTTCAACACACCAGAAGCGTATTCAGTCCTGTTTGATATGGCGCGTGAAATTAACCGATTGAAGGCTGAAGACATTGTCGCGGCGAATGGACTGGCGGCTGAACTGCGTAAATTAGCGGGTATTCTTGGCCTTCTGGAACAAGAACCAGAGCACTTCCTGCAAGGTGGGGCGCAAGTGGATGATGACGTTGCTCAAATCGAAGCACTCATCAAACAACGCAACGATGCTCGTAAAAACAAAGAGTGGGCATTGGCTGATGCAGCGCGTAATCAGTTAAATGAACTGGGCATTGAGCTGGAAGATGGCCCACAGGGAACAACATGGCGTCGTAAATAA
- a CDS encoding IS630 family transposase: MKKDTRQLSPEIQQYNRQLVIRMYQEGVSRQTLAAALGINYNTICIWVRAWQKGGDEALVQGQRGRRIMEKRLLTPIEEEKLQQLLCDKSPPQMQLPFALWGRRAIQAVIWQMWRINVAERTLTDDLKRWGFTPQKPLKRAYEQNPKAVEQWQKETYPVIKKKAAEEGAEIWWGDETGIKNTCQHGRGFAPKGQTPVVDVSAKRFSLNMIAAIHNRGSVRFMLYRETMTARKLLHFFQRLIKEAGRKVYLILDNLRVHHAKIVTSWLEKHQDRIAVFYLRRIHRN, translated from the coding sequence ATGAAGAAAGATACTCGACAACTCTCACCTGAGATACAGCAATATAACCGACAACTCGTGATACGGATGTATCAGGAAGGCGTTTCACGGCAAACGCTTGCTGCCGCTTTAGGCATTAACTACAACACGATTTGTATTTGGGTCAGAGCCTGGCAAAAAGGGGGCGATGAGGCCCTGGTGCAAGGTCAACGTGGTCGCCGCATCATGGAAAAACGCCTATTGACCCCCATTGAGGAAGAAAAACTTCAGCAACTCCTGTGTGATAAATCGCCGCCACAAATGCAACTGCCTTTTGCGCTCTGGGGACGTCGGGCCATTCAAGCCGTCATCTGGCAGATGTGGCGGATTAACGTGGCAGAAAGAACCCTGACCGACGACCTGAAACGCTGGGGATTTACACCGCAAAAACCGTTAAAAAGGGCCTATGAACAAAACCCCAAAGCGGTTGAACAGTGGCAGAAGGAAACCTATCCCGTTATTAAGAAAAAAGCGGCGGAAGAAGGGGCTGAAATTTGGTGGGGGGATGAAACCGGGATAAAGAATACGTGTCAACACGGTCGTGGCTTTGCCCCCAAAGGACAGACGCCTGTCGTCGATGTCAGTGCGAAACGCTTTTCACTCAATATGATAGCTGCCATCCACAATCGGGGCAGTGTGAGATTTATGTTGTACAGGGAAACGATGACCGCCCGAAAATTGCTCCACTTTTTCCAACGATTGATAAAAGAAGCCGGTCGCAAGGTCTATTTAATTCTGGATAACTTACGGGTGCATCATGCCAAAATAGTGACAAGTTGGTTGGAAAAGCATCAGGACCGGATTGCGGTGTTTTATTTACGGCGTATTCACCGGAATTGA
- a CDS encoding outer membrane protein OmpK: MPLPRKQEISNTLRSITIIIASLLSIFLFSTHAQAESFVNFQSIDTSLYFQSENQVDPKKTISPIVEAFGDYKIGDMYVYSIWQNSLQHDYKGDKSTYYYKFVPRLSASKITGHDLSYGPLKDVLFAQWIAKTKNMKYDYFPGISFDWQVDNFSWLRTIFYFENNAKGSWNDQRIHIDYGIPFNNPLGDFRIVGTFDYTLGLRDNPEMLEFKPELHYDLGKQLGYQSGHLWTGIVVNLGKNKYKIKNTPDFRTNQFSYGIFIRYSFF, from the coding sequence GTGCCATTGCCAAGGAAACAGGAAATCAGCAACACTTTAAGATCCATCACCATAATAATTGCCAGTCTATTGTCCATCTTCCTGTTCTCAACGCACGCTCAGGCAGAGAGTTTCGTCAATTTTCAATCTATTGATACCAGCCTGTACTTTCAGTCTGAAAATCAAGTTGATCCGAAAAAAACCATCTCACCTATTGTAGAAGCATTTGGGGATTACAAAATCGGCGATATGTATGTCTACAGTATTTGGCAAAATTCACTGCAACATGACTATAAAGGCGATAAAAGTACCTATTACTATAAATTTGTACCACGGCTCAGTGCCAGTAAAATCACAGGACATGATCTCTCTTATGGCCCATTGAAAGATGTGCTATTTGCCCAATGGATTGCCAAAACTAAGAACATGAAATACGATTATTTCCCCGGTATCAGTTTTGATTGGCAGGTGGATAATTTCAGTTGGTTACGCACTATTTTTTATTTTGAAAACAATGCCAAAGGCAGTTGGAATGATCAGCGTATCCATATTGATTATGGTATTCCTTTCAATAATCCATTAGGTGATTTCCGCATCGTGGGAACGTTCGATTATACTCTGGGGCTACGCGATAATCCTGAAATGCTCGAATTTAAACCTGAGTTGCACTATGACTTAGGAAAGCAATTGGGGTATCAATCAGGTCATTTGTGGACAGGAATTGTCGTGAATCTTGGCAAAAATAAGTACAAAATCAAAAATACGCCTGACTTCCGCACGAATCAATTTAGCTATGGGATATTTATTCGATACAGCTTTTTCTAA
- a CDS encoding ABC transporter permease, which yields MLRLYWVALKTIWIKEITRFGRIWVQTLLPPVITMSLYFVIFGNLVGSRIGEMGGFGYMQFIVPGLIMMSVITNSYSNVSSSFFGAKFQRSIEEVLVAPVPTHVIIAGFVGGGVARGVCVGILVTLVSLLFVPLQIHSWSMVVITLLATSILFSLAGLLNAIFAKTFDDISIIPTFVLTPLTYLGGVFYSLTLLPAFWQAVSKLNPIVYMVSGFRYGFLGIADVSLTMTLGMLGAFIIGFYFLAWYLIESGRGLRT from the coding sequence ATGCTCCGACTGTATTGGGTGGCTCTGAAAACTATCTGGATTAAAGAAATCACTCGCTTTGGTCGTATTTGGGTACAGACGTTACTGCCGCCCGTGATCACGATGTCCCTTTATTTTGTTATCTTCGGCAATCTGGTTGGTTCGCGTATTGGCGAAATGGGTGGGTTTGGTTACATGCAGTTTATTGTGCCAGGGTTGATTATGATGTCAGTGATTACTAACTCTTACTCAAATGTGTCTTCTTCTTTTTTTGGCGCTAAATTCCAGCGCAGCATTGAAGAAGTGCTGGTTGCACCGGTACCAACCCATGTCATCATTGCAGGGTTCGTCGGAGGCGGAGTGGCCCGTGGTGTGTGTGTCGGGATTCTGGTGACGTTAGTATCACTATTGTTTGTACCACTACAGATCCATTCATGGAGTATGGTGGTGATTACCTTACTGGCAACGTCTATTTTGTTTTCGTTGGCAGGTCTGCTAAATGCCATTTTTGCGAAAACGTTCGATGATATCAGTATCATCCCGACTTTCGTTTTGACACCGTTGACTTATTTAGGCGGCGTATTCTATTCCCTGACTCTGTTACCTGCTTTCTGGCAGGCAGTGTCAAAATTAAACCCGATAGTCTATATGGTCAGTGGCTTCCGCTATGGTTTTCTCGGTATTGCTGATGTCTCGTTAACAATGACATTAGGTATGTTGGGGGCTTTCATCATCGGATTTTATTTTTTGGCCTGGTATTTGATTGAGTCTGGTCGGGGTCTGAGAACCTAG
- a CDS encoding YacC family pilotin-like protein, protein MQKIALFTYILVLFGFAQPAKALSENEAEDLADLTAVYTYLKYDCGYSQIPDREIRRTIIYFAQRNKWDLSNYDSQLMEKLNQSGYNDLKGINLPHDFKCRSLARYSLSLLAYVK, encoded by the coding sequence ATGCAAAAAATTGCCTTATTCACATACATTCTGGTTTTGTTTGGTTTCGCACAACCCGCAAAAGCCCTGTCTGAAAACGAGGCTGAAGATCTGGCAGATCTGACAGCAGTCTACACCTATCTGAAATATGATTGTGGCTATAGCCAAATCCCAGATCGTGAGATCAGACGCACAATTATCTATTTCGCTCAGCGCAATAAATGGGATCTCAGTAATTATGATAGCCAGTTAATGGAGAAACTGAATCAGTCAGGATACAACGATTTAAAGGGAATCAACCTGCCCCATGACTTTAAATGCCGTTCACTTGCACGTTACTCTCTCAGTTTGCTCGCTTATGTAAAATAG
- the hpt gene encoding hypoxanthine phosphoribosyltransferase — protein MKKHSVEVMISEQEIKQRIAELGQQITEHYRNSDRELVLVGLLRGSFIFMADLCREVQVPHEVDFMTASSYGNEMSSTRDVKILKDLDEDIRGKNVLIVEDIIDSGNTLKKIREILELRGPNSLAICTLLNKPSRREVDVPVEWIGYSIEDKFVIGYGIDYAQHYRHLPYIGHVTLLED, from the coding sequence ATGAAGAAACATAGTGTAGAAGTGATGATCTCCGAACAGGAGATTAAGCAACGTATTGCTGAACTGGGGCAACAAATTACAGAACACTATCGTAATAGCGATCGTGAACTCGTACTGGTTGGCCTGTTGAGAGGGTCGTTTATCTTTATGGCTGATTTATGTCGTGAAGTGCAGGTGCCTCACGAAGTGGATTTTATGACGGCTTCCAGCTATGGCAACGAGATGAGTTCTACCCGCGATGTGAAAATTCTAAAAGATTTGGATGAAGACATTCGTGGTAAAAATGTGTTGATCGTTGAAGACATTATCGACTCCGGTAATACACTGAAAAAAATCCGTGAAATCCTAGAACTGCGTGGGCCAAATTCGCTGGCAATCTGTACTTTGCTGAATAAACCCTCTCGCCGTGAAGTCGATGTTCCCGTTGAATGGATTGGCTATTCGATTGAAGATAAGTTTGTCATCGGTTACGGTATTGATTATGCACAGCATTACCGCCATTTGCCTTATATTGGGCACGTTACCCTGCTGGAAGATTAA
- the purK gene encoding 5-(carboxyamino)imidazole ribonucleotide synthase, which translates to MKPVCVLGNGQLGRMLRQAGEPLGIAVYPVGLDAEPEAVPYQSSIITAEIERWPETPLTRELAHHKAFINRDIFPQLADRLPQKQLMDTLGLATAPWRLLSDPSQWPQLFAELGDFLIVKRRTGGYDGRGQWRVRPGNETELLPEIYGECIVEQGIPFSGEVSLVGARNAQGESVFYTLTHNLHQEGILRTSVALPDADKKLQQQAEKMLSAIMDHLSYVGVMAMECFIVDDNLLINELAPRVHNSGHWTQNGASISQFELHLRAILDLPMPQPEIFAPSVMINLIGTEINPAWLNLPLVRLHWYEKEVLPARKVGHLNLVHSDSDILKTTLQRLTSLLPEEYQSGLEWAQSKLS; encoded by the coding sequence ATGAAACCTGTTTGCGTATTGGGAAATGGTCAGTTAGGCCGAATGTTGCGTCAGGCAGGTGAACCGTTGGGGATTGCTGTTTATCCTGTTGGATTGGATGCGGAGCCGGAGGCTGTACCTTATCAGAGCAGTATTATCACGGCTGAAATTGAACGTTGGCCGGAAACACCCCTCACTCGTGAACTGGCGCATCACAAAGCGTTTATCAATCGCGATATTTTCCCGCAACTGGCTGATCGCCTGCCACAAAAACAGCTTATGGATACGTTGGGCTTGGCAACAGCACCGTGGCGGCTGCTTTCCGACCCCAGCCAATGGCCGCAGCTATTTGCTGAATTAGGTGATTTTCTCATCGTTAAACGCCGGACAGGTGGCTATGACGGGCGGGGCCAATGGCGTGTCCGTCCCGGTAATGAAACAGAATTGCTACCTGAAATATATGGCGAGTGTATCGTAGAACAAGGCATTCCATTTTCAGGTGAAGTGTCACTGGTTGGTGCACGTAATGCTCAGGGTGAATCGGTATTTTATACACTGACTCACAACCTGCATCAGGAAGGTATTTTGCGTACCAGTGTTGCCTTACCCGATGCAGATAAAAAGTTACAGCAACAAGCAGAAAAAATGCTCTCCGCCATCATGGATCACCTAAGCTATGTCGGTGTGATGGCGATGGAATGTTTTATTGTTGATGACAATTTGCTGATCAATGAATTGGCACCGCGTGTTCACAATAGCGGTCACTGGACACAAAACGGCGCGTCTATCAGTCAGTTTGAACTTCACTTACGGGCGATTCTGGATCTCCCCATGCCCCAACCAGAAATCTTTGCACCATCCGTTATGATCAATCTGATCGGTACAGAAATAAATCCCGCATGGCTGAATTTACCGCTGGTTCGTTTACATTGGTATGAAAAGGAAGTTCTTCCGGCACGTAAAGTAGGACACCTGAATCTGGTTCATTCTGATAGCGATATATTAAAAACAACGTTACAAAGATTGACTTCATTATTACCTGAAGAGTACCAAAGCGGACTTGAATGGGCACAATCTAAATTAAGTTAA
- the sra gene encoding stationary-phase-induced ribosome-associated protein — protein sequence MLSNRAARRLLGLSYTVSNSKRRVKISLLHLASGDGTHQIPEHLSHSSFIAMKRDTVSGKMTYHPGNTFYPEYLNTHQ from the coding sequence ATGTTAAGTAATAGAGCTGCAAGAAGGTTGTTGGGTTTGTCTTATACGGTCAGTAATTCTAAACGTAGAGTAAAAATTTCTCTTCTTCATCTTGCTTCAGGTGATGGCACCCATCAAATACCCGAGCATCTGAGCCATTCCTCTTTTATTGCTATGAAACGAGACACAGTTTCTGGAAAAATGACCTATCACCCCGGAAATACTTTCTATCCTGAGTATCTAAATACTCACCAATAA
- the can gene encoding carbonate dehydratase — protein MMRKIEELFARNKQWSQSVNKENPHFFKELSKAQKPHFLWIGCSDSRVPAEKLIDAAPGDLFVHRNVANLVIHTDLNCLSVVQYAVDVLQVEHIIICGHYGCGGIEAAVDGTELGLINNWLLHIRDLWYKHSSMLGELPPDERLNRLCELNVIEQVYNLGHSTIMQSAWKRGQKVMIHGWVYGLKDGELHDLDITADSREKLELNYRQAISKLSQIK, from the coding sequence ATGATGAGAAAAATTGAAGAGCTGTTTGCCAGGAACAAGCAGTGGTCACAGTCCGTAAATAAAGAGAATCCTCACTTTTTTAAAGAATTATCAAAAGCACAAAAACCTCATTTCCTGTGGATAGGCTGTTCTGATAGCCGAGTACCTGCTGAAAAATTGATTGATGCTGCCCCAGGCGATCTTTTTGTTCACCGAAATGTTGCTAACCTTGTTATCCATACTGATTTGAACTGTTTATCAGTCGTACAATATGCTGTTGATGTTTTGCAAGTTGAACATATCATCATTTGTGGTCACTACGGCTGTGGTGGTATTGAAGCTGCCGTGGATGGCACAGAACTGGGCTTAATCAATAACTGGCTGCTCCATATTCGCGATTTATGGTACAAACACAGCTCCATGCTTGGCGAGTTGCCGCCTGATGAACGACTGAATCGCTTATGTGAATTAAATGTGATTGAACAGGTTTATAATCTCGGCCACTCAACCATTATGCAATCGGCATGGAAACGTGGGCAAAAGGTGATGATTCACGGTTGGGTGTATGGTTTAAAAGATGGTGAGTTGCATGATCTCGACATTACCGCTGACAGCCGTGAAAAACTGGAACTCAATTACCGTCAGGCTATTTCCAAACTATCGCAAATTAAATAA
- a CDS encoding cysteine hydrolase family protein: MKNSLSRSRPAIAHVRNKHDWLVVYAHDVNDRETGLWGKHALAGTWGAEVVEALAPGGVEREIVSPKHFYSAFDGTDLDNILSQYGVTEVVLAGQHTHCCIRHTAYSAFVLGYDIKILSDAVCVFADVDQNAALDYLKTIYGAEIITSRTLGVPPE, encoded by the coding sequence TTGAAAAATAGTCTTTCACGCTCCCGCCCTGCGATCGCGCATGTCAGAAATAAGCATGATTGGTTGGTGGTCTATGCTCATGATGTTAACGATCGGGAAACAGGTCTTTGGGGGAAACATGCCTTAGCGGGAACTTGGGGTGCTGAAGTTGTCGAAGCACTGGCTCCTGGCGGTGTCGAGCGTGAAATTGTTTCTCCTAAGCACTTCTATAGCGCTTTCGACGGAACCGATCTGGACAATATTTTGAGTCAATATGGTGTCACAGAAGTGGTTTTGGCAGGGCAGCATACGCATTGCTGTATCCGGCATACCGCCTACAGTGCATTTGTTTTAGGCTATGACATCAAAATATTATCCGATGCAGTGTGTGTTTTTGCAGATGTTGATCAGAACGCTGCCCTTGATTATTTGAAAACTATTTATGGCGCTGAAATTATCACGAGTAGGACACTAGGTGTTCCACCAGAATGA